The genomic DNA CGAGTGCCGGAAACAGTGCATCAACCGAAACAGGAAACTCAAACTCCATACACCGCAGTTCCCGCTCCGAATACAAAACCTCCGACACTTGTCATAGCCGCGGGGATCATGACATTCGCCATAATTTTTATGGCTCTCGTCGCGATACTCATTGCTTCGCGATATGACAATTCAGCGACGGTCGCAAGTAATGGAAAACAGCCGCCGCCGCTGATGTCGGCAAAGGTCATTCCGATGCGTGTCATCGATCCGCTCGGCGGCGAGAACGAAGAGGACCTCGACGACCTTATCGCCTCGTGGGAAGTAGAAGAAAAGGAAGTAGATGCAGCGACCGTTGGCGATGTAAAGGTCGAATCTGCCAACACCGACGAGGCTGATCTGAATGTCACGGCCGCTTTTCTTGCTGATCGCCAGGCAAAATCACTCGAACCGCGAAACGGCGAGACGGGCATTCGCCCCGCCGGTCTCAATGTCCCGAAAGAACTATTCGGCGACGGTGTGATCAAACAAAAAAGAAAGCTCGCGGAAATGAAAGCGAACGGCTATCGCCAGCCGTTGGATTTCGGCGACCTCGCCGAAAAGAGACTAAAAAAGGAATTGATCGAAATGCCAATGGCGGCCAAGAGCTATTATCTCAGCGTCGGCGGCAGTGCGGGTGACGGTGTGTTCATGTCGTTCGCATTTCCCAACGTGCGCACCGAACTAACGCCCGGCAATCCGAAGCACACACTCTTGTCTACACTCGCCGGCAACCTTGCCGGGCAGAAATACGATCTGAACGATCCGAGCCATCGAAAGCAAATTCGCGTTCGTCTGCTGCGTATGTTCAATGCGAGAGCAAAGCCCATTCTGCTCGAACTCGCCGAGCATTATTACGCCAAATACAACCGGCCGCTGCGCGTCACGTCGCTCACGCGATCGATGGATTACCAGATCGGCCTCAATGCGACCAATGCTAATTCGTTCAAGGTCCGTGACGAAAATGCCCTGCCGCCGCACACCTCGG from Acidobacteriota bacterium includes the following:
- a CDS encoding FHA domain-containing protein, producing MDQVKLHIETPDGEQTVSLDEELTIGRTDISQLVLADSGLSRKNTTFFRDGDDILVVDEGSTNGTFLNGDQISGPPRILRNGDELKIGSSTKIRVEFVGEKTETRPVESVRVPETVHQPKQETQTPYTAVPAPNTKPPTLVIAAGIMTFAIIFMALVAILIASRYDNSATVASNGKQPPPLMSAKVIPMRVIDPLGGENEEDLDDLIASWEVEEKEVDAATVGDVKVESANTDEADLNVTAAFLADRQAKSLEPRNGETGIRPAGLNVPKELFGDGVIKQKRKLAEMKANGYRQPLDFGDLAEKRLKKELIEMPMAAKSYYLSVGGSAGDGVFMSFAFPNVRTELTPGNPKHTLLSTLAGNLAGQKYDLNDPSHRKQIRVRLLRMFNARAKPILLELAEHYYAKYNRPLRVTSLTRSMDYQIGLNATNANSFKVRDENALPPHTSGCAFDLARKHMTAEEQNYVMAKLAQMENENKLDALIEYGENACWHVFIYSDGLPPK